A stretch of DNA from Gimesia chilikensis:
TGATTCATTCGGTTGATTCACTGAAGTTGCTGCAGGCCATTGATCGTATTGCTGGTGAGTCGGAGTTAAAGCCGGAAGTTCTGATCGAAGTCAATCTCGCAGGAGAAACCAGCAAAAAAGGGTTTTCCCGGGAATCTCTGACGGCAGAGTGGGATTCTCTCTGTCAGGTCTCGCATGTAAAGATTGCAGGGCTGATGACGATGGCTCCGCATGTCGAAGATCGGGTACTGGCTCGTCCGGTCTTTCGTGAGTTACGCGAACTCCGCGACGAGTTGCAGCAATGTTCACCGGAGCATGTTTCGCTCCAGGAACTTTCGATGGGTATGAGCGGCGATTTTGAAACGGGCATCGAAGAAGGTGCAACCCTGGTACGAGTTGGCAGCGCCCTGTATGAAGGGCTGGAGTCCTCTGATTAAAGAATGAGTGTTCATCGTGACAGCATCCCTGAACCTGGAATCTGACGGCTCTGCAGTACTGCTGCCGGTACGGGCGCAACCGAAAGCCAGCCGGAATCAAATCGAAGGCGTACACGACGGTCGACTTAAAGTCAGCGTCACCCAGGCCCCGGAAAAAGGAAAAGCGAATAAAGCTCTGCTTAAAGTGCTACAGAATGGACTCCAACTGAAACGATCTCAGATTGAGCTCATCAAAGGAGACACTGCCGGGTTGAAGGTCTTTCGTGTCTCTGACCTGACTCCCGCAGAGCTCCAGCACAGAATTAATACCGCTTTGGGAATCTCCGACTGAGATTGGAACTCTTTATTGTTCACCCTGCCCCCTCGTGAGAATTCTTCTCGCTCAGTCGGATTTGGAAACCATTGATTGCAGCCAAAGGAACCGGCACATATAATCAGCAGAAGCTTACGTGTCTTACCTGAATACCTGCGTCCCGCTTGCCCGAACCACCCACACCCGGAAAGCCGGGAGTGGCCCAGACTAATTTCCCCCCTTTGTCTCTAAGATCACACAAAAGGACTAATTGACTATGAGCTTCTCGATGCCCATTCGTCTGTTCCTGGGAGCTTTACTCGTTGGCGGACTGACCCTGTCTGCCCATGCTCTGGAACCGACCAAACTCTCTGACTCCTGGGAGCAATGGCGCGGTCCGAACCGCCAGAACCATTCTTCGGACACCGGTCTGCTGCAGGACTGGAATGCCACGCCCCCCAAACTCATCTGGACAGCGACAGGTCTGGGAAAAGGGTATGCCGGCGTTTCCATCAAAGACAACCGCCTGTTTACTACAGGAAATCTGCCCGAAGGTCAGGCCGTCATCGCCGTTAATATTGATGATGGTAAAATCCTCTGGAAAACCAATCTGCTTGAGTTGAATCCAGAACACGGTTATCCGGGAGCCCGTTGTACTCCTGCCATCGATGGCGACCGGCTGTATGCCATCACCTCCAATGGAGCCATTTCCTGCCTGAGCGTCGCTGACGGCGAAATCATCTGGACGAAAAACTTCGAGGACGAATGGGATGGCAAGATGATGTCTAAATGGGGGTTCTCTGAATCCCCCCTGGTCGACGGAGACTGGGTCCTCTGCACACCGGGCGGAAAAGACGCCATGATGGTCGCCCTGGACAAAACCACGGGACGGGAAATCTGGCGAACTTCTGTTTCTGATCTGGGCCAAAAAGGAAAAGATGGAGCCGGCTACTCTTCCATCGTGATCTCCAACGCCGGTGGCGTCAAACAGTATGTGCAGCTCACCGGTCGCGGTGTGATTGGCGTACGTGCCAGCGACGGCAAACTGCTCTGGAACTATAATCCGGTAGCCAATGGTGTCGCTAACATTCCGACCCCCATCGTTTCCGGCGATTATGTATTCTGCTCCACCGGTTATGGTACAGGCAGTGCTCTGCTCAAGCTCTCCAAAGAGGGAGATGGTATCAAAGCGGAAGAAGTTTACTTTCTGGATCCCAAGACTATGCAGAATCACCATGGTGGTATGGTCCTCTACAAGGACCATATTTATTGTGGCCACGGTCACAACAATGGCTTCCCTCTCTGCCTCGACCTGAAAACCGGCAAAGTTGCCTGGGGTGGCAAAATCCGGGGTGAAGGTTCCGGATCCGCTGCAGTGGTCTTCGCTGATGGCAATTTGATCTATCGCTACCAGAGTGGTGAAGTCGCCCTAATTGAAGCCAATCCCAAAGAATATATTCTCAAAGGGAGCTTCAAGGCGGATCAGGTGCTGGGCAAAGCCTGGGCACACCCGGTCGTCTGTGGCGGCAAACTCTATCTGCGGGATCAGGATGTGCTGATGTGCTACGACCTGAGAAAACAGAACTGAGTTTGTCAGTCAACTAAATAAGAAAAGCTCTGCCAGATCAGACTGGCAGAGCTTTTTTCATATCAAGACAGGTCATCCAGATCATCGCCCGAAAACCAGTTTCGAAGTAACAGCGGTCAACCTGAACTGTTTTTGAACTTACTCAGATCGATTTTACCGTTCCCTTCGACTGGCAGTTTCCCATTGGGACAATAGCGTGAACGAGCCACGCTGGAAGCAATATTGTAAGTGTAGACCGCATCCTGACGAATCAGGAAGATCACGGTCCCTTTCGGTTGGGCACCGATTTTATCGAGCATCTCCACGAACGGCAGGCTTTTGCGGAGGTCGTCACGACGGACATGTAGATCCTTGGAGGGACCGTCCAGGACAACAATTCCGTTTTTCGTACATTCGATAAAGGTCGGGTTCAGATCAACGCCACTTCCGCCCGGCTGAATCCGGACTTCGGCAGCGACCGGATTTTCCCGTTTATCCAGTTCCTTCTTGAGCTTATCAATTTCTTCCTGGAGTTTCTGGGGATCATCCTTAATTTCTTCGATCCGCTTTTCCAGACGATTGGCTTCGGCCAGCAGCTTTACTTTCTCTTCCGGCTTGATGTCAGAAGGCAGTTTCTGTTTTTCCTGTTTGAGCTTCTTCAACTCTTCCAGTGCCAGCATCAACTGACGGTTCAGTTTCGATAAATCTGCGACCTCAGTCTCGACCTCCTCCAGCTCCTGCTCTTTCTCTTTGATCTCCTTAATGTTCTCTTCGTATTCTTCTACGCGTTTCCAGGAGTCATCCTGCTGATCCATCTGGCTGAGCGCCATGGCGGTAATCATCAGCGTCAGCACACCAATCACGCAGGCAAGAATACTCAGAAACGGGAAGAGAGAGACCGTTTCTTCATCACTTTTCTTTCGTCTCGCCACGTTATCTTACTTTCCTTGAATTCCCAAACAGTCCCCAGCGCTTGCGGGGGGCTTCTACCTGCTGAATCAGAACCTGTTTCTCTCCCAGGTTGGTCAACACGGTATTCAGTCCATTCAGTCCCTGCTGAACACCATTGAAAGACTGGGTCAGCACACCGGCGGCTTCGGCCATTTCAGTTGCTTCACCATTCATCTGCTCCAGATGTGAGGTGTGTGCTGCCTGCAGCTCGGTCAGCTTCCCTTCAACCGTTTCCAGTTGCTTGACGACTTCCTGCACCTGCGAAAGCTGCTCTTCCTGCTGTGCACGGATTTTTTCGTCGATCTTGCCCCAGGATTTCATCACCGCTTGAGACAGGGTTTCGCCGATGCCCTCCAGCTTTTCGATCCACGTCTGTAACTCGGCATGGTGGTTGGCCATCGCTTTATCGATGGTTCGCTGTATGAGGCGACGATGATCTTTCTCGTCTCCTCCGCCGCCACCGTGCTCGCTTTCCTTGAGTCGCTTCAGCAGGTTTTCATTACAGTATTCATCTACCCAGTTCAGCAGGTCTTCTTCCGATTTCTGCATGGAACTGCTGGGGAACATCACCAGCATACTCATCACGAGTGCGACCAGCGTCGTATCGAACGCAGTCGACAAACCACCGGTCACACTTCCCAGTGACTCTTTCAGAGCGGAAATGTCCTGGGCTTTATCCATACCGCCTGAGAAGCCCCCCACCGCGGCACTAATCCCGATCACGGTTCCGATGAACCCGAGAATCGGAATAGCCCAGATGAAGACTTTAAGAATTGTATAACTGGAATCAACGGCGGTTGCATCGATTTCCGATTGTGACTGCAGTCGGTTGGAAACTTCAGAACTGCTTTTCAGAACCCGG
This window harbors:
- a CDS encoding DUF167 domain-containing protein, which encodes MTASLNLESDGSAVLLPVRAQPKASRNQIEGVHDGRLKVSVTQAPEKGKANKALLKVLQNGLQLKRSQIELIKGDTAGLKVFRVSDLTPAELQHRINTALGISD
- a CDS encoding PQQ-binding-like beta-propeller repeat protein, which gives rise to MSFSMPIRLFLGALLVGGLTLSAHALEPTKLSDSWEQWRGPNRQNHSSDTGLLQDWNATPPKLIWTATGLGKGYAGVSIKDNRLFTTGNLPEGQAVIAVNIDDGKILWKTNLLELNPEHGYPGARCTPAIDGDRLYAITSNGAISCLSVADGEIIWTKNFEDEWDGKMMSKWGFSESPLVDGDWVLCTPGGKDAMMVALDKTTGREIWRTSVSDLGQKGKDGAGYSSIVISNAGGVKQYVQLTGRGVIGVRASDGKLLWNYNPVANGVANIPTPIVSGDYVFCSTGYGTGSALLKLSKEGDGIKAEEVYFLDPKTMQNHHGGMVLYKDHIYCGHGHNNGFPLCLDLKTGKVAWGGKIRGEGSGSAAVVFADGNLIYRYQSGEVALIEANPKEYILKGSFKADQVLGKAWAHPVVCGGKLYLRDQDVLMCYDLRKQN
- a CDS encoding MotA/TolQ/ExbB proton channel family protein, with protein sequence MYFQFPCEKCSKKLKVRDENVGKKVRCPYCHHTMTVKKPETPIIDTSVDVSSSSASKSTASNRETKKHVSSGWADGTEVSLSKSGLIAVGISIAYLALMFPIRNYYFGELFLDRGMVPYALVFLMSWSGTILVLKYFKLVKQKESMLFDTLPTDISEDISEKTVPKFIDHVRNLPVDPRESFLVNRVLRGLEHFRVLKSSSEVSNRLQSQSEIDATAVDSSYTILKVFIWAIPILGFIGTVIGISAAVGGFSGGMDKAQDISALKESLGSVTGGLSTAFDTTLVALVMSMLVMFPSSSMQKSEEDLLNWVDEYCNENLLKRLKESEHGGGGGDEKDHRRLIQRTIDKAMANHHAELQTWIEKLEGIGETLSQAVMKSWGKIDEKIRAQQEEQLSQVQEVVKQLETVEGKLTELQAAHTSHLEQMNGEATEMAEAAGVLTQSFNGVQQGLNGLNTVLTNLGEKQVLIQQVEAPRKRWGLFGNSRKVR
- a CDS encoding YggS family pyridoxal phosphate-dependent enzyme, which encodes MDDLNVIIHDNYTRIRNRIDAACQRVQRDPQSVRLVAVTKYARLEWVQALVELGCLDLGESRTPQLEERATLLSPELRWHFIGPLQRNKVRRTIAHCNLIHSVDSLKLLQAIDRIAGESELKPEVLIEVNLAGETSKKGFSRESLTAEWDSLCQVSHVKIAGLMTMAPHVEDRVLARPVFRELRELRDELQQCSPEHVSLQELSMGMSGDFETGIEEGATLVRVGSALYEGLESSD